The following proteins are co-located in the Maridesulfovibrio sp. genome:
- a CDS encoding ABC transporter substrate-binding protein produces the protein MRRSVLGAVGLLLLFTIAIYLLLPFRADNKLYRVGVLQFTSNNLSTLQGFKDGLRELGYIEGKNIEFDFAGPAPTKKDLGSYMHTLLENKPDLIFASPTPAAIVAKQITHGTNIPVIFAPVNDPVAAGIVKNERAPEGNITGVRLSASDGRRLQYLKYVAPAVTKVFIPYSLGDKSAAASLKMLEEAAPKVGVELVKKPFYRETDLFADKEYVPADVDAVLLPREGLVMSRINDFVALCLERKLPLSTPRFKQVEAGALTGYGFNGYEIGRQSARMAHMLFSGAPVSSLPVEISEDYLFINLKTAKAIGVDISDTLLRQAKNIVR, from the coding sequence ATGAGGAGAAGTGTCTTAGGCGCAGTCGGGTTACTGCTTTTATTTACCATCGCAATCTATCTATTGCTGCCATTCAGGGCGGATAATAAATTATACAGGGTCGGTGTTCTGCAGTTTACCAGCAACAATCTGTCCACACTGCAGGGCTTCAAGGACGGTTTAAGAGAGCTCGGTTATATTGAAGGTAAAAATATTGAGTTTGACTTTGCAGGGCCGGCTCCCACCAAGAAAGATCTTGGAAGCTACATGCATACGTTGCTAGAGAATAAACCTGATTTAATTTTTGCATCCCCCACCCCGGCGGCAATAGTTGCAAAACAAATTACACACGGCACAAATATTCCGGTGATTTTTGCGCCTGTAAATGATCCCGTGGCAGCAGGAATAGTGAAGAATGAGCGTGCTCCGGAAGGAAATATTACCGGAGTCAGACTTTCGGCCAGTGATGGCCGAAGGCTGCAGTACCTGAAGTATGTTGCGCCTGCAGTGACTAAAGTTTTTATACCCTATAGTCTTGGGGATAAAAGCGCAGCAGCAAGCTTGAAAATGCTTGAAGAGGCTGCTCCCAAAGTTGGGGTAGAGCTTGTTAAGAAGCCTTTTTACCGGGAAACTGACCTCTTTGCTGACAAGGAATATGTGCCTGCGGATGTTGATGCGGTCCTTCTTCCCAGAGAAGGGCTGGTCATGTCTCGGATCAATGATTTTGTTGCCCTTTGCCTTGAACGCAAATTGCCTCTTTCTACACCACGTTTCAAACAGGTGGAGGCCGGTGCTCTGACCGGGTATGGATTCAATGGATATGAAATAGGCAGACAGAGCGCCCGCATGGCACATATGCTTTTTTCCGGTGCTCCGGTTTCTTCGCTTCCAGTGGAAATATCCGAAGATTACCTCTTTATAAACTTGAAAACCGCTAAAGCTATCGGCGTGGATATCAGTGATACCCTTTTGCGTCAGGCTAAGAATATAGTCAGATAA
- a CDS encoding ATP-binding protein, which produces MRSLYSILFRSYIVLALVPLVLLGIMLTVWIGSGQIDASLRQEQAMARYIAHDLRQHFSMLEDKLFSLNQYRNFTALTDQEIRDVAQEMIARKSFIYSIIILDDTGRIKTRVSPNIVYDGSEPLDPADLQLYKEIIKTGQVNYGPVHDDPNFRESLMLVGVPLKDRATGRLEIVLLAQFRLDVLWNNVVDQNYRDGENVFLIAEDGNVLAHPNPSVVLAKRSLSLNAGSRIRKNFDGKWVIGASADLKLGGLTYMVVAEREVEAALVPAIRSAGVALLATLLTAALVFVATVRNVRRITSPVKLLTEAALNIREDGFYPGITVSGFKEIKELSLAFDDMTRNLQRMLEELEHEVQIRKESEEALLRSEERFRALHNASFGGIAIHEQGIILDCNQGLAEISGFDVDTLVGMDIMELISESSRNLVQNNIRNEVEDSYEAKAKRKGGFEYPVRLESRNIPYKGRLVQVLEFRDMTSQKRAEEFIIQNEKMMSLGGLAAGMAHEINNPLAAIVGSCQNLRNRLLKENPMNIKIAEECGTSFDSMVSYAQARDCDKMVESIYESGKRAADIVKDMLSFSRQSEKSLVSNKVTDLMDRTIKLVSNDYDLKKNYDFKKIDIIKEYADSNGNVICYSNQIQQVFFNLLKNAAHAMADKEYVDDTPRLIIRNYIRDNMSVIEVEDNGPGVTEDARKKVFEPFFSTKGPGKGTGLGLSVSYFIVVKQHRGSMEVFSEPGEWTRFVIRIPVKGPESVCG; this is translated from the coding sequence ATGCGATCTCTTTATTCTATCCTTTTCCGTTCCTACATAGTGCTTGCGCTTGTTCCGCTGGTTTTGTTGGGCATAATGCTGACAGTCTGGATTGGCAGCGGTCAGATTGATGCTTCTTTACGGCAGGAGCAGGCAATGGCCAGATATATTGCCCATGATTTGAGGCAGCATTTTTCCATGTTGGAAGATAAACTTTTCAGTTTGAACCAGTACCGGAATTTTACTGCCCTGACGGATCAGGAAATACGTGATGTTGCGCAGGAGATGATCGCCCGAAAGTCTTTCATCTATTCCATAATAATTCTTGATGATACTGGCAGGATTAAAACAAGAGTTTCACCTAATATTGTTTATGACGGATCGGAACCTTTAGATCCTGCCGACTTGCAACTTTATAAGGAAATAATCAAAACCGGACAGGTCAACTACGGTCCTGTTCATGATGACCCCAATTTCCGAGAGTCATTGATGCTGGTGGGCGTGCCGCTAAAGGACAGAGCAACAGGTCGACTTGAGATTGTTCTCTTGGCTCAATTCAGGCTGGATGTGCTCTGGAATAATGTTGTGGATCAGAATTATCGGGATGGAGAAAATGTATTTCTCATAGCTGAGGATGGAAATGTTCTGGCCCACCCCAACCCTTCGGTGGTCCTTGCCAAAAGAAGCTTGTCTCTTAACGCTGGCAGCAGGATTAGAAAGAATTTTGATGGAAAGTGGGTCATTGGTGCCAGCGCTGATTTAAAACTTGGAGGACTCACGTATATGGTCGTTGCTGAGCGTGAGGTTGAAGCTGCTCTGGTCCCTGCAATACGGTCCGCAGGAGTGGCTCTGCTCGCAACGCTCCTTACCGCAGCCTTAGTCTTTGTCGCCACAGTTCGAAATGTTCGGAGGATTACCAGTCCGGTTAAGCTTTTGACTGAAGCAGCACTGAATATCAGGGAAGACGGTTTTTATCCCGGAATCACGGTCAGCGGTTTTAAGGAGATTAAAGAGTTATCTTTGGCTTTTGATGATATGACCCGCAATCTGCAACGTATGCTTGAAGAGTTGGAGCATGAGGTGCAGATCAGGAAAGAATCAGAAGAAGCTCTTTTGCGTAGTGAAGAGCGTTTCCGCGCTTTGCATAATGCTTCGTTCGGCGGGATAGCCATCCATGAGCAGGGTATTATTCTCGATTGTAATCAGGGGTTGGCTGAAATATCCGGCTTTGATGTAGATACCCTTGTGGGCATGGATATTATGGAATTGATATCCGAATCATCCCGTAATCTTGTTCAGAACAACATTCGCAACGAAGTTGAGGATTCTTATGAAGCCAAAGCCAAGCGTAAAGGTGGTTTTGAGTATCCGGTCCGGCTTGAGTCCAGAAATATTCCTTATAAGGGACGTCTTGTTCAGGTTCTTGAATTCAGGGATATGACCAGCCAGAAAAGGGCTGAGGAATTTATTATTCAGAATGAAAAGATGATGTCGCTTGGCGGGCTTGCAGCCGGCATGGCCCATGAGATCAATAACCCGCTGGCAGCGATTGTCGGGTCTTGCCAGAACCTGCGCAACAGGTTGCTCAAGGAAAACCCCATGAATATTAAAATCGCTGAAGAATGCGGAACTTCATTTGATAGTATGGTCAGTTACGCACAGGCCCGTGATTGCGACAAAATGGTTGAGTCTATCTACGAATCTGGAAAGCGGGCGGCGGATATTGTTAAGGATATGCTCAGCTTCAGCCGTCAGAGCGAGAAGTCTCTTGTCAGTAACAAAGTTACGGATTTAATGGACAGGACAATCAAACTTGTCAGCAATGATTACGATCTCAAGAAAAATTACGATTTCAAGAAGATCGATATCATAAAGGAATATGCCGATTCCAACGGTAATGTGATTTGTTACAGCAATCAGATTCAGCAGGTATTTTTCAATCTGCTCAAGAATGCAGCCCATGCCATGGCCGATAAGGAATATGTTGATGATACCCCCCGGTTGATTATCAGAAACTATATCAGAGATAATATGAGTGTGATTGAGGTGGAGGATAATGGTCCGGGGGTGACTGAGGATGCGCGTAAGAAAGTTTTTGAACCTTTTTTCTCCACTAAAGGACCCGGAAAAGGAACAGGGCTTGGTCTGTCAGTGTCATATTTCATTGTCGTCAAGCAGCATAGAGGTTCCATGGAAGTGTTTTCTGAGCCGGGAGAATGGACCCGTTTTGTGATCCGCATTCCCGTTAAAGGTCCTGAAAGTGTATGCGGGTAG
- a CDS encoding EFR1 family ferrodoxin (N-terminal region resembles flavodoxins. C-terminal ferrodoxin region binds two 4Fe-4S clusters.) — MNIKSIKLIYFSPTGTTERVLRAVARGIGVKEVELIDITKPEARLRQLEFSEDELIVVGVPVYMGRVPGLLQEWFDKIQAAGSPVVCVVVYGNRVYEDALLELKDLLQRQGAMPVACAAYIGEHSFSNAEIPTAQGRPDNRDLSHAEMFGSKIREKLDSITDLAESCVNDLPGEFPYRGSTELWDVDFIAVDDSCVQCGICAEICPTGAVDAEDSSVIDIVKCITCCACLKKCPNQARTMKDGPVKDARFRLSKLFAEPKEPELYL, encoded by the coding sequence ATGAATATTAAGTCTATAAAATTAATATATTTTTCTCCTACAGGAACCACTGAGCGGGTTTTACGGGCTGTTGCACGGGGGATTGGTGTTAAAGAAGTTGAGCTGATTGATATAACCAAGCCGGAAGCAAGGTTGCGTCAGCTGGAATTTTCAGAAGATGAATTGATTGTGGTTGGTGTGCCTGTGTATATGGGCAGGGTTCCGGGATTGTTGCAGGAATGGTTCGATAAAATTCAGGCTGCCGGCAGTCCGGTGGTTTGCGTGGTTGTCTATGGAAACCGCGTTTATGAAGATGCCCTGCTTGAGTTGAAGGATCTGCTGCAAAGGCAGGGTGCTATGCCTGTAGCTTGTGCGGCATATATCGGGGAGCATTCTTTCTCAAATGCCGAAATTCCAACAGCACAGGGCCGTCCTGATAATAGAGATTTAAGCCACGCCGAAATGTTCGGTTCTAAGATTCGGGAAAAACTGGATTCAATAACTGACCTTGCAGAGTCATGCGTGAATGATCTTCCCGGTGAATTCCCTTATCGCGGCAGCACGGAATTGTGGGATGTGGACTTTATTGCAGTAGATGACTCCTGCGTACAATGCGGGATATGTGCTGAAATTTGCCCCACAGGTGCTGTCGATGCCGAGGATAGTTCAGTAATCGATATAGTCAAATGTATCACCTGCTGTGCCTGTCTCAAGAAATGTCCCAATCAGGCCCGGACAATGAAAGACGGTCCGGTAAAAGATGCCCGGTTTAGGTTGAGTAAGTTATTTGCTGAACCTAAGGAGCCGGAGTTATATTTGTAG
- a CDS encoding molybdopterin-dependent oxidoreductase: protein MPIYKSICPYDCPTTCGLLVESDGTRITKVKGDPDDPICGGLICRKMQRYEKSIHSPDRILTPLKRTGQKGEGRFEPISWDEAVETITGKWKQSLDEYGPDSILPFYYSGVMSLIQRNCGDALFNKMGACQLIKTLCCSAKGVGYQAVMGNTGGLDPRELADSDMYIVWGSNMKATRLQSMPDLVKGRKQGKHVVLIESFAGEMAQYADQVVLVKPGTDGALALGMMHVLVKESLDDADFLQNESVGYAEFKNTLDEYTPQWAESVCGVPAQVIVELAREYAAASAPAIILGSGNSRYGNGGMTVRLITIFSAFTGAWKQPGGGLCGCNPGMREYIDASRITRPDLRSREGRKVNINQLAMALKGEEGQTPIRCLHIYGSNPVGSVSNQLGIEQGLADPDLFTVVHERFMTDTARYADIILPATFSVEQSDCYSAYGYCSFGAAYKIIPAAGESKSNWDIFCLLAKGMGYTDSHFQRSEDDLLAELLDNPMAGLQDITPKQREVLKTGGMISLHFADHTSWQTPSGKIEIINSTLKDQVPHYQECHGGPYPLHLIAVPSSETLNSIFLERDELVQSRGSMFLEIHPDDAADRSITDGDSIVAYNDLGEVAFTARVTPLVAKGAVAAAGIFMRRQSGNGNLVNTLHHERLSDIGEATTLNDNTVEVRI from the coding sequence ATGCCGATATATAAATCAATCTGTCCTTACGACTGTCCTACCACCTGCGGCCTTCTCGTAGAGAGCGACGGAACCCGAATTACCAAAGTGAAGGGTGATCCCGATGATCCCATCTGTGGTGGACTGATCTGCCGTAAGATGCAGCGCTATGAAAAATCTATTCATTCCCCGGACAGAATTTTAACTCCCCTAAAGCGTACCGGACAGAAAGGTGAGGGGAGATTTGAACCCATCTCATGGGATGAGGCTGTGGAAACCATTACCGGAAAATGGAAGCAGTCTTTGGATGAGTACGGACCGGACTCAATTCTTCCTTTTTATTATTCCGGAGTCATGAGCCTTATTCAGCGCAACTGCGGCGATGCTTTGTTCAATAAAATGGGGGCCTGCCAATTGATCAAGACCCTTTGTTGTTCAGCCAAGGGTGTAGGGTATCAAGCCGTTATGGGCAACACCGGGGGGCTTGATCCCCGCGAACTGGCGGATAGCGATATGTATATCGTATGGGGCAGCAACATGAAGGCTACCCGTTTGCAGAGCATGCCTGATCTGGTCAAAGGTCGTAAGCAGGGCAAGCATGTCGTCCTTATCGAATCCTTTGCCGGGGAAATGGCTCAGTATGCCGATCAGGTAGTGCTCGTAAAACCGGGAACTGACGGAGCATTGGCTCTCGGCATGATGCACGTGCTGGTCAAGGAAAGTCTGGATGATGCTGACTTTCTGCAGAATGAATCAGTTGGTTATGCTGAATTCAAGAATACTCTCGATGAGTACACACCGCAGTGGGCTGAGTCTGTATGCGGTGTGCCTGCACAGGTGATTGTTGAATTGGCCCGTGAATATGCCGCTGCTTCAGCTCCGGCAATCATCCTTGGAAGCGGGAACTCCCGCTACGGAAATGGCGGCATGACTGTCCGTCTGATAACTATCTTTTCTGCTTTTACCGGAGCATGGAAGCAGCCGGGCGGCGGTCTTTGCGGTTGTAATCCCGGAATGCGGGAGTATATTGACGCTTCCCGTATCACCCGGCCTGATCTGCGAAGCCGTGAAGGACGCAAGGTCAACATCAACCAGCTTGCCATGGCCCTGAAAGGTGAAGAAGGGCAGACTCCGATTCGCTGCCTGCATATCTACGGCAGCAATCCGGTCGGTTCTGTTTCCAACCAGCTCGGCATTGAGCAGGGTCTTGCTGACCCTGATCTTTTCACCGTGGTCCACGAACGGTTTATGACCGATACAGCCCGCTATGCGGATATTATTCTCCCTGCCACTTTCTCTGTGGAACAGTCTGATTGCTACAGTGCTTACGGCTATTGTTCTTTTGGAGCGGCTTATAAAATTATCCCCGCTGCCGGAGAGAGCAAGAGCAACTGGGATATCTTTTGTCTACTTGCGAAAGGTATGGGCTATACCGACAGTCATTTCCAGCGCTCTGAAGATGATTTGCTGGCGGAACTTCTTGATAACCCCATGGCTGGATTGCAGGACATTACTCCCAAGCAGCGTGAGGTTTTGAAAACCGGTGGCATGATTTCCCTGCATTTTGCCGACCATACAAGCTGGCAGACTCCTTCTGGAAAAATTGAGATAATTAACAGCACATTGAAAGATCAAGTTCCGCACTATCAGGAGTGCCACGGTGGGCCTTATCCCCTGCACCTGATTGCGGTGCCTAGTTCCGAAACTCTTAATTCCATATTCCTTGAGCGTGACGAGTTGGTGCAAAGCCGCGGTTCCATGTTTTTGGAGATTCATCCTGATGATGCCGCGGACCGTTCCATCACAGATGGTGACAGTATTGTGGCCTACAACGATCTGGGAGAAGTTGCTTTTACCGCCCGGGTGACTCCTCTGGTCGCCAAGGGGGCGGTTGCTGCTGCAGGAATCTTTATGCGCAGGCAATCAGGGAATGGGAATCTGGTAAATACCCTGCATCATGAAAGACTTTCCGATATTGGAGAGGCTACGACCTTGAATGATAATACTGTTGAAGTCCGGATTTAA